A genome region from Solanum pennellii chromosome 12, SPENNV200 includes the following:
- the LOC107006083 gene encoding type I inositol polyphosphate 5-phosphatase 12-like isoform X2 — MNDKKFEEDEKKALEGLSNAPITPRKKVHSYSHQLRTNTGTHHKRYHQFRHHSFDIPTNFIDNNNNHDHHGLIYNDDDSSDDEDFYPYSTYSTTTTGAGHVFDAGNFGPAVLEDEGNNQQQALPEFVGGGGGVGIFKVPTRASVHPSRPSCHELRPHPLRETQVGKFLRTIACTETQLWAGLECGIRVWNFSDQYKSGMGIGERARRGDEDAAPFHESTSTSPTLCLMVDSGSRLIWSGHKDGKIRSWKMDQSNFHESSFKEGLSWQAHRGSVLSMVMSSYGDIWSGSEGGNIRVWPWESIHKSLSLSPEERHMAALLVERSIVDLKSQVTVNGVCNISSSDVKCLLSDHVRAKVWAAGSASFSLWDARTRELLKVYNTEGQIENRGDMSSVQEQATEDEMNAKVSSKPKKEKSQGSSFLQRSRNAIMGAAEAVRRVASKGAGAFAEDSKKTEVLVLAADGMIWSGCSNGLLVHWDGNGNRLQDFHHHPCAVLSLCAHGSRIWVGYISGMVQMLDLEGNLLVGWVAHNGPVVKMVVGDNYLFSLATHGGIRGWSLASPGPIDNIIRPELAEKEHLYTRKEDFRILVGTWNVGQGRVSQEALEAWLGSTVSDVGIVVVGLQEVEMGAGFLAMSAAKESVGLEGSAMGQWWQDAIGKALDEGSTFERVGSRQLAALLIAIWVRKSLRNHVGDLDVGAVACGLGRAIGNKGGVGLRLRVFDRIMCFVNCHLAAHLEAITRRNADFDHIYRTMSFTRSSNLLNNASVGVSSAAQVLRGTNAAAINPDEGKPDLAEADMVIFFGDFNYRLFGISYDEARDFVSQRSFDWLRERDQLRAEMKTGKVFQGMREAIIKFPPTYKFERGKPGLGGYDSGEKKRIPAWCDRVLYRDSRTSPTVECSLGCPVVASIIQYEGCMEVTESDHKPVRCKFNIELAHIDRSVRRQEFGKVFQNNDRIRFPTKAEKTWFSSRSPVVVSPPPKRIGKDQSIVPEVPLVFPDGLRSHLLLASSNLIKLLRS; from the exons ATGAACGATAAAAAATtcgaagaagatgaaaaaaaagcATTGGAAGGTCTTAGCAATGCGCCAATTACGCCGCGTAAAAAAGTACATTCATACAGCCATCAGCTTAGAACCAATACAGGAACTCACCATAAACGTTACCATCAGTTTCGTCATCACAGCTTTGATATTCCCACTAATTTTATagataacaataataatcatGATCATCATGGGTTAATCTATAACGACGACGATTCTTCTGATGACGAAGATTTTTATCCTTATTCTACTTATAGTACTACTACTACAGGTGCAGGGCATGTGTTTGATGCAGGAAATTTCGGGCCAGCTGTGTTGGAGGATGAAGGTAATAATCAACAGCAGGCGTTGCCCGAGTTTGTTGGAGGTGGTGGTGGAGTTGGGATCTTTAAAGTACCAACTCGCGCCTCAGTACATCCTTCACGTCCGTCTTGTCATGAGCTCAGGCCTCATCCCCTTAGGGAAACTCAA GTTGGAAAATTTTTGAGGACCATTGCCTGTACAGAGACACAATTATGGGCTGGACTTGAATGTGGTATAAGAGTGTGGAATTTTTCAGATCAGTACAAGTCAGGAATGGGAATTGGTGAAAGGGCAAGGAGAGGAGATGAGGATGCTGCACCATTTCACGAGTCAACAAGTACATCACCTACATTATGCTTGATGGTTGATAGTGGGAGTAGGTTGATCTGGAGTGGACACAAAGATGGCAAAATTAGGTCTTGGAAGATGGACCAATCAAATTTTCATGAATCTTCTTTTAAGGAAGGCCTCTCCTGGCAGGCTCATCGTGGTTCTGTTCTTTCCATGGTCATGTCTTCTTATG GTGATATATGGTCAGGGTCCGAGGGTGGTAACATCAGGGTTTGGCCATGGGAATCTATTCATAAATCTCTCTCTTTATCACCTGAAGAAAGACATATGGCTGCTTTACTTGTGGAACGGTCAATTGTTGATCTTAAGAGCCAAGTTACAGTTAATGGTGTTTGTAACATCTCATCTTCTGATGTGAAGTGTTTGTTATCTGATCATGTAAGAGCAAAAGTGTGGGCAGCTGGATCAGCATCCTTCTCATTATG GGATGCACGGACAAGGGAACTCCTTAAAGTTTACAATACAGAAGGTCAAATTGAAAACCGGGGTGACATGTCATCAGTGCAAGAACAAGCAACAGAGGATGAGATGAATGCCAAGGTTTCATCCAAACCTAAAAAGGAAAAGTCACAAGGAAGTAGCTTTTTGCAAAGGTCACGTAATGCTATAATGGGAGCTGCAGAAGCTGTCCGTCGAGTTGCTTCAAAGGGGGCAGGAGCATTTGCAGAAGATAGTAAAAAAACAGAAGTCCTTGTGCTTGCAGCCGATGGAATGATTTGGAGTGGATGTTCAAATGGTTTACTTGTGCATTGGGATGGAAATGGCAACCGTTTGCAAGATTTTCATCACCATCCATGTGCTGTTTTAAGCTTATGTGCTCATGGTTCTCGGATATGGGTTGGCTACATAAGTGGGATGGTACAGATGCTGGATCTTGAAGGAAACTTGCTGGTTGGCTGGGTTGCTCACAATGGGCCTGTAGTAAAAATGGTAGTTGGGGATAACTATCTTTTCAGCTTGGCTACTCACGGTGGTATACGTGGATGGAGTCTTGCCTCTCCAGGACCTATTGATAACATAATACGGCCAGAGTTAGCTGAGAAAGAACATTTGTACACTAGAAAAGAAGATTTCAGGATTTTAGTTGGCACCTGGAATGTCGGTCAGGGAAGAGTTTCACAGGAAGCACTAGAAGCTTGGCTTGGTTCCACAGTTTCAGATGTTGGAATAGTAGTGGTTGGGTTGCAAGAAGTGGAAATGGGAGCAGGTTTTCTTGCAATGTCTGCTGCAAAAGAAAGT GTAGGACTGGAAGGAAGTGCTATGGGGCAATGGTGGCAGGATGCCATAGGTAAGGCATTGGATGAAGGATCAACTTTCGAACGTGTAGGATCAAGGCAACTAGCTGCATTGCTTATTGCTATCTG GGTGAGGAAAAGTCTAAGAAATCATGTTGGAGACCTTGATGTTGGAGCAGTTGCATGTGGTTTAGGACGTGCAATTGGTAACAAG GGTGGAGTTGGTCTGAGGTTAAGAGTATTTGATCGAATAATGTGCTTTGTGAACTGTCACTTGGCTGCCCATTTGGAAGCAATCACCCGTCGCAATGCTGATTTTGACCATATATATCGAACAATGTCCTTCACTAGGTCTTCTAACCTTCTTAACAATGCTTCTG TTGGCGTCTCATCTGCTGCTCAAGTGCTTCGTGGTACAAAT GCTGCAGCAATTAATCCTGATGAGGGAAAGCCTGATCTTGCTGAAGCTGACATGGTGATTTTCTTTGGTGATTTCAATTATCGTCTTTTTGGGATATCTTATGATGAAGCAAGGGACTTTGTCTCACAAAGAAGCTTTGATTGGCTTCGAGAGAGAGATCAATTGAGAGCAGAAATGAAAACTGGTAAAGTTTTCCAAGGAATGCGCGAAGCAATCATCAAATTTCCTCCAACGTACAAGTTTGAAAGGGGGAAACCAGGATTAGGAG GATATGATTCTGGAGAGAAGAAACGAATTCCAGCTTGGTGTGATCGAGTATTGTATAGAGACAGCCGGACAAGCCCTACAGTGGAATGCAGTTTAGGGTGTCCTGTCGTTGCCTCTATTATCCA GTATGAGGGTTGCATGGAAGTAACAGAAAGTGATCATAAGCCTGTAAGGTGCAAGTTTAATATTGAACTTGCTCATATTGATAGATCAGTGAGGAGACAAGAGTTTGGAAAGGTTTTCCAGAACAATGATAGAATCAG ATTTCCAACAAAAGCAGAGAAGACATGGTTCTCTTCCAGATCACCTGTAGTGGTCAGTCCACCACCAAAGAGGATAGGCAAGGATCAGAGTATCGTCCCAGAGGTTCCCTTGGTTTTCCCAGATGGCTTGAG GTCACACCTGCTGCTGGCATCATCAAACCTGATCAAGCTGCTGAGATCTTAG
- the LOC107006083 gene encoding type I inositol polyphosphate 5-phosphatase 12-like isoform X1, with product MNDKKFEEDEKKALEGLSNAPITPRKKVHSYSHQLRTNTGTHHKRYHQFRHHSFDIPTNFIDNNNNHDHHGLIYNDDDSSDDEDFYPYSTYSTTTTGAGHVFDAGNFGPAVLEDEGNNQQQALPEFVGGGGGVGIFKVPTRASVHPSRPSCHELRPHPLRETQVGKFLRTIACTETQLWAGLECGIRVWNFSDQYKSGMGIGERARRGDEDAAPFHESTSTSPTLCLMVDSGSRLIWSGHKDGKIRSWKMDQSNFHESSFKEGLSWQAHRGSVLSMVMSSYGDIWSGSEGGNIRVWPWESIHKSLSLSPEERHMAALLVERSIVDLKSQVTVNGVCNISSSDVKCLLSDHVRAKVWAAGSASFSLWDARTRELLKVYNTEGQIENRGDMSSVQEQATEDEMNAKVSSKPKKEKSQGSSFLQRSRNAIMGAAEAVRRVASKGAGAFAEDSKKTEVLVLAADGMIWSGCSNGLLVHWDGNGNRLQDFHHHPCAVLSLCAHGSRIWVGYISGMVQMLDLEGNLLVGWVAHNGPVVKMVVGDNYLFSLATHGGIRGWSLASPGPIDNIIRPELAEKEHLYTRKEDFRILVGTWNVGQGRVSQEALEAWLGSTVSDVGIVVVGLQEVEMGAGFLAMSAAKESVGLEGSAMGQWWQDAIGKALDEGSTFERVGSRQLAALLIAIWVRKSLRNHVGDLDVGAVACGLGRAIGNKGGVGLRLRVFDRIMCFVNCHLAAHLEAITRRNADFDHIYRTMSFTRSSNLLNNASVGVSSAAQVLRGTNAAAINPDEGKPDLAEADMVIFFGDFNYRLFGISYDEARDFVSQRSFDWLRERDQLRAEMKTGKVFQGMREAIIKFPPTYKFERGKPGLGGYDSGEKKRIPAWCDRVLYRDSRTSPTVECSLGCPVVASIIQYEGCMEVTESDHKPVRCKFNIELAHIDRSVRRQEFGKVFQNNDRIRSVLNELRYVPETNISTSQIVLQNKDTFSLQISNKSREDMVLFQITCSGQSTTKEDRQGSEYRPRGSLGFPRWLEVTPAAGIIKPDQAAEILVQHEDSQSLEDSVDGPPQSRCSEDTMNKEVTLMIFIKASQSTEARTYQVHVRHSFSADALRVNSKNSGRSNEGSSHHRSTLKHSGSTSNKQKDHQNIRVP from the exons ATGAACGATAAAAAATtcgaagaagatgaaaaaaaagcATTGGAAGGTCTTAGCAATGCGCCAATTACGCCGCGTAAAAAAGTACATTCATACAGCCATCAGCTTAGAACCAATACAGGAACTCACCATAAACGTTACCATCAGTTTCGTCATCACAGCTTTGATATTCCCACTAATTTTATagataacaataataatcatGATCATCATGGGTTAATCTATAACGACGACGATTCTTCTGATGACGAAGATTTTTATCCTTATTCTACTTATAGTACTACTACTACAGGTGCAGGGCATGTGTTTGATGCAGGAAATTTCGGGCCAGCTGTGTTGGAGGATGAAGGTAATAATCAACAGCAGGCGTTGCCCGAGTTTGTTGGAGGTGGTGGTGGAGTTGGGATCTTTAAAGTACCAACTCGCGCCTCAGTACATCCTTCACGTCCGTCTTGTCATGAGCTCAGGCCTCATCCCCTTAGGGAAACTCAA GTTGGAAAATTTTTGAGGACCATTGCCTGTACAGAGACACAATTATGGGCTGGACTTGAATGTGGTATAAGAGTGTGGAATTTTTCAGATCAGTACAAGTCAGGAATGGGAATTGGTGAAAGGGCAAGGAGAGGAGATGAGGATGCTGCACCATTTCACGAGTCAACAAGTACATCACCTACATTATGCTTGATGGTTGATAGTGGGAGTAGGTTGATCTGGAGTGGACACAAAGATGGCAAAATTAGGTCTTGGAAGATGGACCAATCAAATTTTCATGAATCTTCTTTTAAGGAAGGCCTCTCCTGGCAGGCTCATCGTGGTTCTGTTCTTTCCATGGTCATGTCTTCTTATG GTGATATATGGTCAGGGTCCGAGGGTGGTAACATCAGGGTTTGGCCATGGGAATCTATTCATAAATCTCTCTCTTTATCACCTGAAGAAAGACATATGGCTGCTTTACTTGTGGAACGGTCAATTGTTGATCTTAAGAGCCAAGTTACAGTTAATGGTGTTTGTAACATCTCATCTTCTGATGTGAAGTGTTTGTTATCTGATCATGTAAGAGCAAAAGTGTGGGCAGCTGGATCAGCATCCTTCTCATTATG GGATGCACGGACAAGGGAACTCCTTAAAGTTTACAATACAGAAGGTCAAATTGAAAACCGGGGTGACATGTCATCAGTGCAAGAACAAGCAACAGAGGATGAGATGAATGCCAAGGTTTCATCCAAACCTAAAAAGGAAAAGTCACAAGGAAGTAGCTTTTTGCAAAGGTCACGTAATGCTATAATGGGAGCTGCAGAAGCTGTCCGTCGAGTTGCTTCAAAGGGGGCAGGAGCATTTGCAGAAGATAGTAAAAAAACAGAAGTCCTTGTGCTTGCAGCCGATGGAATGATTTGGAGTGGATGTTCAAATGGTTTACTTGTGCATTGGGATGGAAATGGCAACCGTTTGCAAGATTTTCATCACCATCCATGTGCTGTTTTAAGCTTATGTGCTCATGGTTCTCGGATATGGGTTGGCTACATAAGTGGGATGGTACAGATGCTGGATCTTGAAGGAAACTTGCTGGTTGGCTGGGTTGCTCACAATGGGCCTGTAGTAAAAATGGTAGTTGGGGATAACTATCTTTTCAGCTTGGCTACTCACGGTGGTATACGTGGATGGAGTCTTGCCTCTCCAGGACCTATTGATAACATAATACGGCCAGAGTTAGCTGAGAAAGAACATTTGTACACTAGAAAAGAAGATTTCAGGATTTTAGTTGGCACCTGGAATGTCGGTCAGGGAAGAGTTTCACAGGAAGCACTAGAAGCTTGGCTTGGTTCCACAGTTTCAGATGTTGGAATAGTAGTGGTTGGGTTGCAAGAAGTGGAAATGGGAGCAGGTTTTCTTGCAATGTCTGCTGCAAAAGAAAGT GTAGGACTGGAAGGAAGTGCTATGGGGCAATGGTGGCAGGATGCCATAGGTAAGGCATTGGATGAAGGATCAACTTTCGAACGTGTAGGATCAAGGCAACTAGCTGCATTGCTTATTGCTATCTG GGTGAGGAAAAGTCTAAGAAATCATGTTGGAGACCTTGATGTTGGAGCAGTTGCATGTGGTTTAGGACGTGCAATTGGTAACAAG GGTGGAGTTGGTCTGAGGTTAAGAGTATTTGATCGAATAATGTGCTTTGTGAACTGTCACTTGGCTGCCCATTTGGAAGCAATCACCCGTCGCAATGCTGATTTTGACCATATATATCGAACAATGTCCTTCACTAGGTCTTCTAACCTTCTTAACAATGCTTCTG TTGGCGTCTCATCTGCTGCTCAAGTGCTTCGTGGTACAAAT GCTGCAGCAATTAATCCTGATGAGGGAAAGCCTGATCTTGCTGAAGCTGACATGGTGATTTTCTTTGGTGATTTCAATTATCGTCTTTTTGGGATATCTTATGATGAAGCAAGGGACTTTGTCTCACAAAGAAGCTTTGATTGGCTTCGAGAGAGAGATCAATTGAGAGCAGAAATGAAAACTGGTAAAGTTTTCCAAGGAATGCGCGAAGCAATCATCAAATTTCCTCCAACGTACAAGTTTGAAAGGGGGAAACCAGGATTAGGAG GATATGATTCTGGAGAGAAGAAACGAATTCCAGCTTGGTGTGATCGAGTATTGTATAGAGACAGCCGGACAAGCCCTACAGTGGAATGCAGTTTAGGGTGTCCTGTCGTTGCCTCTATTATCCA GTATGAGGGTTGCATGGAAGTAACAGAAAGTGATCATAAGCCTGTAAGGTGCAAGTTTAATATTGAACTTGCTCATATTGATAGATCAGTGAGGAGACAAGAGTTTGGAAAGGTTTTCCAGAACAATGATAGAATCAGGTCTGTACTGAACGAACTACGTTATGTTCCAGAGACAAATATTAGCACCAGCCAAATTGTTCTACAGAATAAAGACACATTCAGCTTACAGATTTCCAACAAAAGCAGAGAAGACATGGTTCTCTTCCAGATCACCTGTAGTGGTCAGTCCACCACCAAAGAGGATAGGCAAGGATCAGAGTATCGTCCCAGAGGTTCCCTTGGTTTTCCCAGATGGCTTGAG GTCACACCTGCTGCTGGCATCATCAAACCTGATCAAGCTGCTGAGATCTTAGTTCAACATGAGGATAGCCAGTCATTAGAAGATTCTGTTGATGGCCCTCCACAAAGTCGGTGCTCTGAGGATACAATGAACAAGGAGGTGACTTTGATGATCTTTATTAAAGCCAGTCAGTCAACTGAGGCAAGAACATATCAAGTACATGTGCGCCACAGCTTCTCAGCTGATGCACTTCGCGTTAATTCAAAAAACAGTGGGAGGAGTAATGAAGGAAGCTCCCATCATAGGTCCACACTCAAACATTCTGGGAGTACCTCGAATAAGCAGAAAGACCATCAAAACATTCGCGTTCCTTGA
- the LOC107007264 gene encoding ankyrin repeat-containing protein At5g02620-like gives MMEKQISFHGVIEKQQSFRNGTMEKQRSFRGLMEKQKSFRIAMERQLSFGGERKRGKESPGKRGDSPLHLAVRAGNLGKVKEIVHSKSTNDLLSKQNQEGETVLYVAAENGHSLVVAELLKHLDLQTASILANNGFDAFHIAAKQGHLEVLKELLHSFPNLVMTTDSANSTALHTAAAQGHLDVVNLLLEIDSNLAKIARNNGKTILHTAARMGHLEIVRSLLSKDPEIGFRTDKKGQSALHMAVKGQNFDIVLELIKPNPAVLALEDNKGNRALHVATIKGRPQMVQCLISIEGIDLNAVNKAGDTALDIAEKSGSPQLISILKEAGATRSKDDGRPPTAAKQLKQTVSDIRHDVESQLQHSRQTGFRVRKIAKNVKKLHISGLNNAINNATVVAVLIATVAFAAIFTVPGQYIEEKADGVSLGEAHIARKASFIIFFLFDSMALFISIAVVVVQTSVVVIEQKAKKQLMFWINKLMWAACLSISISFISLTYVVVGEKERALAIYATVIGSTIMLTTIGSMCYCVVRHRLEESRMRSIRRAETHSHSYSMSVASDTELYSENYKRMYAV, from the exons ATGATGGAGAAACAGATTAGCTTTCATGGGGTTATTGAGAAACAGCAGAGTTTTCGAAATGGGACGATGGAGAAGCAGAGGAGCTTTAGAGGGTTGATGGAAAAGCAGAAAAGTTTTCGGATAGCGATGGAGAGGCAGCTGAGCTTTGGTGGTGAGAGGAAAAGGGGTAAGGAATCACCAGGGAAAAGAGGGGATTCACCACTTCACTTGGCAGTTAGAGCAGGGAACCTTGGTAAGGTAAAAGAAATCGTTCATAGCAAAAGCACCAACGATTTGTTATCTAAACAAAACCAGGAGGGTGAGACTGTTCTGTATGTTGCGGCAGAAAATGGCCATAGTTTGGTTGTTGCAGAGTTGTTAAAACATTTAGACCTTCAGACAGCTTCTATTCTGGCAAATAATGGTTTTGATGCATTCCATATTGCCGCAAAGCAGGGTcatcttg AGGTACTGAAAGAGCTGTTGCATTCATTTCCAAACCTGGTCATGACAACGGATTCAGCCAACTCTACAGCCTTGCATACGGCAGCTGCTCAGGGACACCTTGATGTAGTAAATCTCCTTCTGGAGATCGATTCAAACCTTGCTAAGATAGCTCGTAACAATGGCAAGACCATTCTCCATACAGCTGCAAGAATGGGGCACTTGGAAATAGTTAGATCTCTTCTAAGCAAGGATCCTGAGATTGGCTTTAGAACAGATAAAAAAGGCCAAAGTGCCTTGCACATGGCTGTAAAGGGAcaaaattttgatattgttCTTGAATTAATCAAACCAAATCCTGCTGTATTGGCTTTGGAAGATAACAAAGGAAACAGAGCACTTCATGTTGCAACTATAAAGGGGCGGCCACAG ATGGTACAATGTCTAATATCAATTGAGGGCATCGATCTCAATGCTGTCAATAAGGCTGGAGACACAGCTCTTGATATTGCAGAAAAGTCTGGCTCTCCGCAGCTCATTTCCATTTTGAAGGAGGCAGGAGCTACCCGTTCTAAAGATGATGGGAGACCTCCAACAGCTGCAAAGCAGCTCAAACAGACTGTCAGTGACATACGACATGATGTGGAGTCCCAACTCCAACACAGTCGTCAAACTGGTTTCAGAGTACGGAAAATTGCAAAGAATGTGAAAAAGCTCCACATTAGTGGTCTTAACAATGCAATCAACAATGCGACAGTTGTTGCTGTCCTTATTGCTACTGTAGCTTTTGCTGCCATCTTCACTGTACCTGGCCAATATATTGAGGAGAAAGCAGATGGGGTTTCGCTCGGTGAAGCGCACATAGCCAGGAAAGCatctttcataatatttttcttgtttgacAGTATGGCCTTGTTTATTTCCATTGCTGTTGTGGTGGTACAAACTTCTGTGGTTGTGATTGAACAGAAGGCAAAGAAGCAACTCATGTTTTGGATAAACAAGCTCATGTGGGCAGCTTGCCTCTCCATTTCAATTTCCTTTATTTCACTTACTTATGTGGTGGTTGGAGAGAAGGAAAGAGCGCTTGCCATCTATGCAACTGTCATTGGTAGCACCATAATGCTCACTACTATTGGCTCCATGTGCTATTGTGTAGTTCGACATAGGCTAGAAGAGTCAAGGATGAGGAGTATAAGGAGGGCTGAGACTCATTCACATTCATACTCAATGTCTGTGGCATCAGATACAGAGCTTTACAGTGAAAACTACAAGAGGATGTATGCTGTATAG